A genome region from Streptomyces antimycoticus includes the following:
- a CDS encoding ABC transporter ATP-binding protein produces MSIESGTPEPLLVTEKLTKHFPIMGGFPFKRKVGAVQAVDGIDLTVHAGESFGLVGESGCGKSTTGRLLTRLLEPTAGKITYRGQDITHAGRKELAPIRSEIQMIFQDPYSSLNPRQTVGTIISGPMEINGINPPGGREARVRELLEIVGLNPEHYNRFPHEFSGGQRQRIGVARALALEPKLIVADEPVSALDVSIQAQVVNLLQKLQRELGIAFLFIAHDLAVVRHFSQRVAVMYLGKVVEVGDRDSIYRRPRHPYTHALLSAVPDAAAVMAENVKDTADASDTEEAARRERIRLAGDVPSPINPPSGCRFRTRCWKAQDKCAREEPPLLRLDGNREGHLSACHFPEDPTLEAREEDVVLDPALIAAESGAGAPPRKEP; encoded by the coding sequence ATGAGCATCGAGTCGGGCACACCCGAACCCCTCCTGGTCACCGAGAAGCTGACCAAACACTTCCCGATCATGGGCGGCTTTCCGTTCAAGCGGAAGGTCGGGGCCGTGCAAGCGGTGGACGGGATCGATCTGACCGTGCACGCCGGGGAGAGCTTCGGGCTGGTCGGCGAGTCCGGCTGCGGCAAGTCCACCACCGGCCGGCTGCTGACCCGGCTGCTGGAGCCCACCGCCGGAAAGATCACCTACCGGGGTCAGGACATCACCCACGCGGGCCGCAAGGAGTTGGCCCCGATCCGTTCCGAGATCCAGATGATCTTCCAGGATCCGTACTCCTCGCTGAACCCCCGGCAGACCGTCGGCACCATCATCTCCGGCCCCATGGAGATCAACGGCATCAATCCGCCGGGCGGCCGCGAGGCCCGGGTGCGCGAACTGCTGGAGATCGTGGGCCTCAACCCCGAGCACTACAACCGCTTCCCGCACGAGTTCTCCGGCGGCCAGCGCCAGCGCATCGGCGTGGCCCGCGCGCTCGCCCTGGAACCCAAGCTGATCGTCGCCGACGAGCCGGTCTCGGCGCTGGACGTCTCCATCCAGGCGCAGGTCGTCAATCTGCTCCAGAAGCTCCAGCGGGAACTGGGCATCGCCTTCCTGTTCATCGCCCATGACCTCGCCGTCGTACGTCACTTCTCGCAGCGCGTCGCCGTGATGTACCTGGGCAAGGTGGTCGAGGTGGGCGACCGCGACTCGATCTACCGCCGCCCCCGCCACCCGTACACCCACGCCCTGCTGTCCGCGGTGCCGGACGCGGCGGCGGTGATGGCCGAGAACGTCAAGGACACAGCGGACGCCTCGGATACCGAAGAGGCAGCCCGCCGCGAACGCATCCGGCTCGCCGGGGACGTCCCCTCCCCCATCAACCCGCCCTCCGGCTGCCGCTTCCGCACCCGCTGCTGGAAGGCCCAGGACAAGTGCGCGCGGGAAGAGCCGCCGCTCCTGCGCCTGGACGGCAACCGCGAAGGCCATCTGTCCGCCTGTCACTTCCCCGAGGACCCGACCCTCGAGGCCCGCGAGGAGGATGTCGTCCTGGACCCGGCGCTGATCGCGGCGGAGTCGGGGGCGGGAGCGCCGCCGCGCAAGGAGCCGTAA
- a CDS encoding GNAT family N-acetyltransferase — MLHAGYARSHEHNQLHIVGPADPEGLPALADEVMAFLPHRRITVHDEALGLLCVPALERAGYSHMTEVLMVHTGPVPEATAADVVERELGPDPHGPLRRAVTAQQRRWMPDADERTVHDLVERRTARRAGAEEVLFLAAHDDSGEVASWADLYLEPAAGIAQIEEVATAEPYLRRGHADAVLTAALRRAAAAGCGLRFLVADQDDWPLRWYGRRGFTAIGRAHAFSRF, encoded by the coding sequence GTGCTGCATGCGGGTTACGCACGCTCCCATGAGCACAATCAGCTGCATATCGTCGGGCCCGCCGACCCCGAGGGGCTGCCCGCGCTCGCCGACGAGGTCATGGCCTTCCTTCCGCACCGCCGGATCACGGTCCATGACGAGGCGCTGGGACTTCTCTGTGTGCCCGCGCTCGAACGGGCCGGGTACAGCCATATGACCGAGGTGCTGATGGTCCACACCGGCCCGGTGCCGGAGGCCACGGCGGCCGATGTGGTGGAGCGGGAGCTGGGGCCGGATCCGCACGGGCCGCTGCGGCGGGCGGTGACGGCGCAGCAGCGGCGGTGGATGCCGGACGCGGACGAGCGGACCGTGCACGACCTCGTGGAGCGGCGTACCGCCCGGCGGGCCGGGGCCGAGGAGGTGCTCTTCCTCGCCGCCCACGACGACAGCGGCGAGGTCGCCTCCTGGGCCGATCTGTACCTGGAGCCCGCCGCCGGGATCGCCCAGATCGAGGAGGTGGCGACCGCCGAGCCGTATCTGCGCCGCGGCCACGCCGACGCCGTTCTGACCGCGGCGCTGCGCCGCGCGGCCGCCGCTGGGTGCGGGCTGCGGTTCCTCGTCGCCGACCAGGACGACTGGCCGCTGCGCTGGTACGGCCGCCGCGGGTTCACCGCGATTGGCCGTGCGCATGCCTTCTCGCGCTTCTGA
- a CDS encoding ABC transporter substrate-binding protein: MTPKKNSRRARTYAVALTAGALALAGCSSGGGGSDPKGSNEPKMESQDVTLGTAADSTGPAKDLPGAKKGGTVTVLQRDAFEHLDPGQIYVSDELIAQTLYNRTLTNYQFDDKTGKAKLVGDLATDTGKSSDGGRTWTYTLKDGLKYEDGSPITSKDVRQAVERLYAPYQTNGPTYLQQWLSGEGQKYRKALPDGPYKGKHLPSSVLDTPDDKTIVFHFDQPRAEVPFAVAMPNITAVPPGKDTKEKYDKAPLASGPYKVRNFKSGKGVEFVKNDQWDPKTDSIRHQYVDGFNVSFGHQWVDSTRRLQASKGADRNGMTLTNAVDPSQISTVLKDKEAMARSLTETQPYVDVVSINTDRVKDKKVREAIAWAFPSGQYLQQFGGPKGGEVGGGLVGPTLKGYDPSFDPFQKKKYPGGNAKKARELLKEAGKENYELVYAYGNGDTHQDASVVVQQALERAGFKVQKKEIDQSTYYTQIGKVKNKFDLYRSSWGADWPSASTVVPPVYGGENVYDDSSNYSHLNVPAVNDEIGKVTKVSDLGRATSQWIKLSEKILTDEIPAVPTFYNRLFTLWGSGIGGVKFNSVYGAVDPTAIFIK; the protein is encoded by the coding sequence ATGACACCGAAGAAGAACAGTCGCAGAGCCCGTACCTACGCCGTCGCCCTGACCGCGGGCGCCCTGGCGCTCGCGGGGTGCAGCAGCGGTGGCGGCGGCTCGGACCCCAAGGGGTCGAACGAGCCCAAGATGGAGTCCCAGGACGTCACCCTCGGCACCGCCGCCGACTCCACCGGGCCGGCCAAGGACCTGCCGGGCGCCAAGAAGGGCGGCACCGTCACGGTGCTGCAGCGGGACGCCTTCGAGCATCTGGACCCGGGGCAGATCTACGTCAGCGATGAGCTGATCGCGCAGACCCTCTACAACCGGACGCTGACGAACTACCAGTTCGACGACAAGACGGGCAAGGCCAAGCTGGTCGGCGACCTCGCCACCGACACCGGCAAGTCCTCCGACGGCGGCCGCACCTGGACGTACACCCTCAAGGACGGGCTGAAGTACGAGGACGGCTCGCCCATCACCTCCAAGGACGTCCGGCAGGCCGTCGAGCGGCTCTACGCGCCGTATCAGACGAACGGGCCCACCTATCTGCAGCAGTGGCTCTCCGGTGAGGGCCAGAAGTACCGCAAGGCGCTTCCGGACGGCCCCTACAAGGGCAAGCATCTGCCCTCGTCGGTGCTGGACACCCCGGACGACAAGACCATCGTCTTCCACTTCGACCAGCCGCGTGCCGAGGTGCCGTTCGCGGTCGCCATGCCCAATATCACCGCGGTGCCGCCGGGCAAGGACACCAAGGAGAAGTACGACAAGGCCCCGCTGGCCTCGGGCCCGTACAAGGTCCGGAACTTCAAGTCGGGCAAGGGCGTCGAGTTCGTCAAGAACGACCAGTGGGACCCCAAGACCGACTCGATACGCCATCAGTACGTCGACGGGTTCAACGTCTCCTTCGGCCACCAGTGGGTGGACTCCACCCGCCGGCTCCAGGCCAGCAAGGGCGCCGACCGGAACGGGATGACGCTCACCAACGCGGTCGACCCCTCGCAGATCTCCACGGTCCTCAAGGACAAGGAGGCCATGGCCCGGTCGCTGACCGAGACGCAGCCCTATGTGGACGTCGTCTCGATCAACACCGATCGGGTCAAGGACAAGAAGGTGCGCGAGGCGATCGCCTGGGCCTTCCCCAGCGGGCAGTACCTCCAGCAGTTCGGCGGCCCCAAGGGCGGTGAGGTCGGCGGCGGGCTGGTCGGCCCCACGCTCAAGGGCTACGACCCCTCCTTCGACCCGTTCCAGAAGAAGAAGTACCCCGGCGGCAACGCCAAGAAGGCCAGGGAGCTGCTGAAGGAGGCGGGCAAGGAGAACTACGAGCTCGTCTACGCCTACGGCAACGGCGACACCCACCAGGATGCCTCGGTGGTCGTCCAGCAGGCCCTGGAGCGGGCCGGGTTCAAGGTGCAGAAGAAGGAGATCGACCAGTCGACCTATTACACGCAGATCGGAAAGGTCAAGAACAAGTTCGACCTGTACCGGTCCTCGTGGGGTGCCGACTGGCCGTCCGCCTCGACCGTGGTCCCGCCGGTGTACGGCGGCGAGAACGTCTACGACGACTCCTCGAACTACTCGCACCTCAACGTCCCGGCGGTCAACGACGAGATCGGCAAGGTCACCAAGGTCAGCGACCTCGGCCGGGCCACCTCGCAGTGGATCAAGCTCAGCGAGAAGATCCTCACCGATGAGATCCCCGCGGTCCCGACCTTCTACAACCGGCTGTTCACCCTCTGGGGCTCGGGCATCGGCGGAGTGAAGTTCAACTCGGTCTACGGGGCCGTGGACCCGACGGCCATCTTCATCAAGTAG
- a CDS encoding ABC transporter permease yields the protein MPEPCDPRYDMTEAIAPAGSGGGPMDLTTPGPQTLKGGPRRGPWRLPLPWRKEPGRRSGGPAAPTGRGLWSDAWHDLRRNPVFIISALTILFLVLIAIWPQLIASGNPYHGDLARAQDGPAPGHPFGYDLQGRDVYTRTVYGARASITVGICATLGAALLGSALGGLAGYFGGWWDALLSRIADVFFGIPILLGGLVFLSVVTSGSVWPVVGFIVLLGWPQISRIARGSVVTVKEHDYVQAARALGAGSGRTLLRHIAPNAVAPVIVVATIALGTYISLEATLSFLGVGLKPPTVSWGIDISSAATQIRNAPHMLLWPAGALSVTVLAFIMLGDAVRDALDPRLR from the coding sequence ATGCCTGAGCCCTGTGACCCGCGCTACGACATGACCGAGGCGATCGCACCGGCCGGCAGCGGCGGCGGTCCCATGGACCTCACCACCCCCGGCCCCCAGACCCTGAAGGGCGGACCACGGCGCGGCCCCTGGCGCCTCCCCCTCCCCTGGCGCAAGGAGCCCGGCCGCCGCTCCGGCGGGCCGGCCGCGCCCACCGGACGGGGGCTGTGGTCCGATGCCTGGCACGATCTGCGCCGCAACCCCGTCTTCATCATCTCCGCGCTGACCATCCTCTTCCTCGTCCTCATCGCGATCTGGCCGCAGCTGATCGCGAGCGGCAACCCGTACCACGGCGACCTCGCCAGGGCGCAGGACGGCCCGGCCCCCGGCCACCCCTTCGGCTATGACCTCCAGGGCCGCGACGTCTACACCCGCACGGTCTACGGTGCCCGCGCCTCCATCACCGTCGGCATCTGCGCCACCCTCGGCGCGGCGCTGCTGGGCAGCGCGCTGGGCGGGCTCGCCGGGTACTTCGGCGGCTGGTGGGACGCGCTGCTCTCGCGGATCGCCGATGTCTTCTTCGGCATCCCGATCCTGCTGGGCGGCCTGGTCTTCCTGTCGGTGGTCACCAGCGGCTCGGTCTGGCCGGTGGTCGGCTTCATCGTGCTGCTGGGCTGGCCGCAGATCTCCCGGATCGCGCGCGGCTCGGTGGTGACCGTCAAGGAGCACGACTACGTCCAGGCGGCGCGGGCGCTGGGCGCCGGCAGCGGCCGGACGCTGCTGCGCCATATCGCGCCCAACGCCGTGGCCCCCGTGATCGTCGTCGCGACCATCGCGCTGGGCACCTACATCTCGCTGGAGGCCACGCTGTCGTTCCTCGGCGTGGGGCTCAAACCGCCCACCGTCTCCTGGGGGATCGACATCTCCTCCGCCGCCACCCAGATCCGCAACGCCCCGCACATGCTGCTGTGGCCCGCCGGAGCGCTGTCGGTCACGGTGCTCGCGTTCATCATGCTCGGCGACGCGGTGCGCGACGCCCTCGACCCCAGGCTGCGGTAG
- a CDS encoding ABC transporter permease, with the protein MGRYALRRLLQMIPVFIGSTFLIFFMVYALGDPVAALFGDKAPDPATAARIRQDLYLDEPLWRQYVHYMGQVFSGHFGTAFNGQPVTELMASAFPVTLRLTVVAIVFEMALGITLGVLSGLRRGRGLDTSVLLLTLVVVAVPTFVSGTVLQYLFGVTWGWARPSVSPEAPLTELLLPGVVLGLVSLAYTTRLTRTSIVENARADYVRTAVAKGLPRHRIVTRHLLRNSLIPVVTFIGTDIGALMGGAIVTERIFNIHGVGYQLYQGILRQNSPTVVGFVTVLVIVFLLANLLVDLLYAVLDPRIRYA; encoded by the coding sequence ATGGGCCGCTATGCGCTGCGCCGACTGCTGCAGATGATCCCGGTGTTCATCGGCTCCACCTTCCTGATCTTCTTCATGGTGTACGCGCTCGGCGACCCGGTCGCCGCGCTCTTCGGTGACAAGGCCCCCGACCCCGCCACCGCCGCCCGGATCCGCCAGGACCTCTATCTGGACGAGCCGCTGTGGCGTCAGTACGTGCACTACATGGGGCAGGTCTTCAGCGGGCACTTCGGCACGGCCTTCAACGGGCAGCCGGTGACCGAGCTGATGGCGAGCGCGTTCCCCGTCACCCTCCGGCTCACCGTGGTCGCGATCGTCTTCGAGATGGCGCTGGGCATCACCCTGGGCGTCCTCAGCGGGCTGCGCCGCGGCCGGGGGCTGGACACCTCGGTGTTGCTGCTCACCCTGGTCGTGGTCGCCGTCCCGACCTTCGTCAGCGGCACGGTGCTGCAGTATCTGTTCGGCGTGACCTGGGGCTGGGCCAGACCCTCGGTCTCCCCGGAGGCGCCGCTGACCGAACTGCTGCTGCCCGGGGTGGTGCTGGGGCTGGTGTCGCTCGCGTACACCACCCGTCTCACCCGCACCTCCATCGTGGAGAACGCCCGCGCCGACTACGTCCGCACCGCCGTCGCCAAAGGGCTGCCGCGCCACCGCATCGTCACCCGCCATCTGCTGCGCAACTCGCTGATCCCGGTGGTGACCTTCATCGGAACGGACATCGGCGCGCTCATGGGCGGGGCCATCGTCACCGAGCGGATCTTCAATATCCACGGCGTGGGCTACCAGCTCTACCAGGGCATCCTGCGCCAGAACTCGCCGACCGTCGTCGGCTTCGTGACCGTCCTGGTGATCGTCTTCCTGCTCGCCAATCTGCTCGTCGACCTCCTCTACGCCGTGCTCGACCCGAGGATCCGGTATGCCTGA
- a CDS encoding ABC transporter permease, with translation MLRFLARRSLGAIVILILISAITFFLFFALPAEPARLACGKNCDPVSLAMINKNLGLDQPVPVQYAKFMVGIVAGRDFAVGHCSAPCFGYSFVSQEPVWGTIADRFPTTLSLALGGAAVFLVCGIGIGMIAAWRRGTWIDKFFSSLSLLGASMQIYFVGVLALAWFVSGLGIMDQPAYYPFTDNPAKWFSGMLLPWVVLSLIFLANYSRMTRSQMVEQLQEDHVRTARAKGLSSRTVFFRYAWRGAIAPIVTIFGIDLGSLFGGAMVTEYTFTLHGIGRLAVESVQLTDLPMLMGVMLVSSAAIVVFNILVDAAYAFIDPRVRLA, from the coding sequence ATGTTGAGATTCCTCGCCCGCCGGTCCCTCGGCGCGATCGTGATCCTGATCCTGATCAGCGCGATCACGTTCTTCCTTTTCTTCGCCCTGCCCGCCGAACCGGCCCGGCTCGCCTGCGGCAAGAACTGCGACCCCGTCTCGCTCGCCATGATCAACAAGAACCTGGGCCTGGACCAGCCGGTGCCGGTCCAGTACGCGAAGTTCATGGTGGGGATCGTCGCCGGGCGGGACTTCGCCGTGGGGCACTGCAGCGCCCCCTGCTTCGGCTACTCCTTCGTCAGCCAGGAGCCCGTCTGGGGCACCATCGCCGACCGCTTCCCCACCACCCTCTCGCTCGCCCTCGGCGGCGCCGCCGTGTTCCTGGTCTGCGGGATCGGCATCGGCATGATCGCGGCCTGGCGGCGCGGCACCTGGATCGACAAGTTCTTCAGCTCGCTGTCGCTGCTCGGCGCCTCGATGCAGATCTACTTCGTCGGGGTGCTCGCCCTGGCCTGGTTCGTCAGCGGTCTGGGGATCATGGATCAGCCGGCCTACTACCCCTTCACCGACAATCCGGCGAAGTGGTTCAGCGGGATGCTGCTGCCCTGGGTGGTGCTCTCACTGATCTTCCTGGCCAACTACAGCCGGATGACCCGCTCCCAGATGGTCGAGCAACTGCAGGAGGACCATGTCCGCACGGCGAGAGCCAAGGGGCTCTCCAGCCGTACGGTCTTCTTCCGCTACGCCTGGCGCGGCGCCATCGCCCCCATCGTCACCATCTTCGGCATCGACCTCGGATCGCTCTTCGGCGGGGCCATGGTCACCGAGTACACCTTCACCCTGCACGGCATCGGGCGGCTGGCGGTGGAATCCGTCCAGCTCACCGATCTGCCCATGCTGATGGGTGTGATGCTGGTCAGCTCCGCGGCCATCGTGGTGTTCAACATCCTGGTCGACGCCGCCTACGCCTTCATCGACCCGCGCGTGCGCCTCGCCTGA
- a CDS encoding ABC transporter permease — translation MTSPSQSGVVEKTAPGAEGEAPAGLAPRQLMWRRFKRDRTGVISACVVIFFFAVAVLAPVISWLYGKDPYTTYGLDRPELLDPLTSYPMKPNGGIDGEFWFGVEPKLGRDVLTQLVYGIRTSLLIGLAATVLSTITGIVIGVVAGYLGGRTDYFLGRLIDLLLSFPQQLFFVAFMPVVTALFVSPQKETPTYFRVTALVMVLWLLGWMQLARLLRGQVLSLREREFVEAARVTGASPWRIVRKELLPNLVTPILVQSTLMLPNFVTTEAALSFLGVGVVEPTPDWGRMFAKGANFYEGDITYMFFPGIAMVVFVVAFNLLGDSVRDAMDPKTTR, via the coding sequence ATGACGAGTCCATCCCAGTCCGGCGTGGTCGAGAAGACCGCACCGGGCGCGGAGGGCGAGGCGCCGGCCGGTCTGGCGCCCCGCCAGCTCATGTGGCGACGGTTCAAACGCGACCGCACGGGCGTCATCTCCGCGTGTGTGGTGATCTTCTTCTTCGCCGTCGCCGTGCTGGCTCCGGTGATCTCCTGGCTGTACGGCAAGGATCCGTACACCACCTACGGCCTGGACCGGCCCGAGCTGCTGGACCCCCTCACCAGCTATCCGATGAAGCCCAACGGGGGCATCGACGGCGAGTTCTGGTTCGGCGTCGAGCCCAAGCTGGGCCGCGATGTGCTGACCCAGCTCGTCTACGGCATCCGCACCTCGCTGCTGATCGGGCTGGCCGCGACCGTGCTGTCCACGATCACCGGCATCGTGATCGGCGTGGTGGCGGGCTATCTGGGCGGCCGCACCGACTACTTCCTCGGCCGGCTCATCGATCTGCTGCTGTCCTTTCCGCAGCAGCTCTTCTTCGTCGCCTTCATGCCGGTGGTCACCGCGCTGTTCGTCAGCCCGCAGAAGGAGACGCCCACCTATTTCCGGGTGACGGCCCTGGTGATGGTGTTGTGGCTGCTGGGCTGGATGCAGCTGGCCCGGCTGCTGCGCGGCCAGGTGCTGTCCCTGAGGGAGCGGGAGTTCGTCGAGGCGGCCCGGGTGACCGGGGCCTCGCCGTGGCGGATCGTCCGCAAGGAGCTGCTGCCCAACCTCGTCACGCCCATCCTGGTGCAGTCCACGCTGATGCTGCCGAACTTCGTGACGACGGAAGCGGCGCTGTCCTTCCTCGGCGTCGGCGTGGTGGAGCCGACCCCCGACTGGGGCCGGATGTTCGCCAAGGGCGCGAACTTCTACGAGGGCGACATCACCTACATGTTCTTCCCCGGCATCGCCATGGTGGTCTTCGTGGTCGCCTTCAACCTGCTCGGGGACTCGGTCCGGGACGCGATGGACCCGAAGACCACGCGGTGA
- a CDS encoding peptide ABC transporter substrate-binding protein, translating to MRGAPYSLRARRALSALCVSAVALPLTACGGGDGGAEDGVVRSSWGDPPNPLEPANINDVQGGKVLDMIFRGLKRYDPRTGEAKNALADRIESSDQRNYTITLKKDRRFANGEKVTAASFVNAWNYGARIDHKQRNAYFFEYIEGYDKVHPVSGGAPTAKTLSGLRVKDERTFTVRLTQKFSTWPKTLGYNAYAPLPRAFFEDHATWLRKPVGNGPYQVRSYTKGSVMKLRAWDGYRGPDKARNKGVDLRVYTDNNTAYTDLQAGNLDLVDDVPAQQLKFVRSDLGDRYINQPAGIIQTLTFPMYDRAWSGPAKAKVRRGISMAINRAQITERIFHGTRTPATDWTSPVLRRQGGYQPGLCGDACRYDPARARKLIKAGGGLPGGRMTITYNADSGSHKDWVDAVCNSVNTVLRSDRACVGKPVGTFADYRNKMAGKEMTGPFRAGWQMDYPLIQNFLQPLYYTGASSNDGHFSDTGFDRMVNQANAASADGRAIAGFRDAEKVLAEQMPAIPLWYQNGSAGYSQRLSEVALNQFSVPVYAQIRVG from the coding sequence ATGCGCGGAGCCCCGTATTCCCTGCGTGCCAGGCGCGCGCTGTCCGCGCTCTGCGTGTCCGCCGTCGCCCTGCCCCTGACGGCCTGCGGCGGCGGGGACGGCGGCGCCGAGGACGGTGTCGTCCGCTCGTCCTGGGGCGATCCGCCCAATCCGCTGGAGCCGGCCAATATCAATGACGTCCAGGGCGGCAAGGTCCTCGACATGATCTTCCGTGGGCTCAAGCGCTACGACCCCAGGACCGGCGAGGCCAAGAACGCGCTCGCGGACCGGATCGAGAGCTCCGACCAGCGGAACTACACCATCACGCTCAAGAAGGACCGGCGGTTCGCCAACGGGGAGAAGGTCACCGCCGCGTCCTTCGTGAACGCCTGGAACTACGGCGCCCGGATCGACCACAAGCAGCGCAACGCCTACTTCTTCGAGTACATCGAGGGCTACGACAAGGTTCATCCCGTCTCCGGCGGCGCCCCCACCGCCAAGACCCTCTCCGGGCTGCGGGTCAAGGACGAGCGGACCTTCACCGTCCGGCTCACCCAGAAGTTCTCCACCTGGCCCAAGACGCTGGGCTACAACGCCTATGCGCCGCTGCCCCGGGCGTTCTTCGAGGACCATGCCACCTGGCTGAGGAAGCCCGTCGGCAACGGCCCGTACCAGGTGCGGTCGTACACCAAGGGCTCGGTGATGAAGCTGCGCGCCTGGGACGGCTACCGCGGCCCGGACAAGGCCCGTAACAAGGGCGTCGATCTGCGTGTCTACACCGACAACAACACCGCCTACACCGATCTCCAGGCGGGCAATCTCGATCTGGTCGACGATGTCCCGGCGCAGCAGCTCAAGTTCGTCCGCTCCGACCTCGGCGACCGCTACATCAACCAGCCCGCCGGGATCATCCAGACCCTCACCTTCCCGATGTACGACCGCGCCTGGAGCGGCCCGGCCAAGGCCAAGGTCCGCCGGGGGATCTCGATGGCGATCAACCGCGCGCAGATCACCGAGCGGATCTTCCACGGCACCCGCACCCCCGCGACCGACTGGACCTCGCCGGTTCTGCGTCGCCAGGGCGGCTATCAACCGGGGCTGTGCGGGGACGCCTGCCGCTACGACCCGGCCCGGGCGCGCAAGCTGATCAAGGCGGGCGGCGGGCTGCCCGGCGGCCGGATGACGATCACGTACAACGCCGACAGCGGCTCCCACAAGGACTGGGTGGACGCGGTCTGCAACAGCGTCAACACCGTCCTGAGAAGCGACCGGGCCTGTGTCGGCAAACCGGTCGGCACCTTCGCCGACTACCGCAACAAGATGGCGGGCAAGGAGATGACCGGACCGTTCCGGGCCGGCTGGCAGATGGACTACCCGCTGATCCAGAACTTTCTGCAGCCCCTGTACTACACCGGCGCCTCCTCCAACGACGGCCACTTCAGCGACACCGGCTTCGACCGGATGGTGAACCAGGCCAACGCCGCCTCCGCGGACGGCCGGGCCATCGCCGGCTTCCGGGACGCGGAGAAGGTCCTCGCCGAGCAGATGCCCGCCATTCCGCTGTGGTACCAGAACGGCAGCGCGGGCTATTCGCAGCGGCTCAGCGAGGTGGCGCTCAACCAGTTCAGCGTCCCGGTCTACGCACAGATCAGGGTCGGCTGA
- a CDS encoding ABC transporter ATP-binding protein, with translation MAEPEGPVLEVRDLAKLYPLTQGVVVKRRIGAVRAVDTVSFALRRGETLGIVGESGCGKSTVAKLLVSLERPTAGTIHYRGEDITRLSGRALRAVRRNIQMVFQDPYTSLNPRMTVGDIIGEPFEIHPEAAPKGDRRRAVQELLEVVGLSPEHLNRYPHQFSGGQRQRIGIARGLALRPEVIVADEPVSALDVSVQAQVVNLMERLQDEFGLAYVFIAHDLSVVRHIADRVAVMYLGRFAELGTGPEIYDHPTHPYTQALLSAVPVPDPVARTRRTRILLPGDVPSPANPPSGCRFRTRCWKARERCAAEVPVLAVPSGLAGPAAHASACHFAEERAGVRA, from the coding sequence ATGGCTGAGCCCGAGGGGCCGGTCCTGGAGGTCCGCGACCTGGCCAAGCTCTATCCCCTGACCCAGGGTGTGGTGGTCAAGCGGCGGATCGGCGCCGTCCGGGCGGTCGACACGGTCTCCTTCGCCCTGCGGCGCGGAGAGACGCTCGGCATCGTCGGCGAGTCCGGCTGCGGCAAGTCCACCGTGGCCAAGCTGCTGGTCAGCCTGGAGCGGCCGACCGCCGGGACGATCCACTACCGGGGCGAGGACATCACCCGGCTCTCGGGCCGCGCGCTGCGGGCCGTCCGCCGCAACATCCAGATGGTCTTCCAGGACCCGTACACCTCGCTCAACCCGCGCATGACGGTGGGCGACATCATCGGGGAGCCCTTCGAGATCCATCCCGAGGCGGCCCCCAAGGGCGATCGGCGGCGGGCGGTCCAGGAGCTGCTGGAGGTGGTGGGGCTCAGCCCGGAACACCTCAACCGCTATCCCCACCAGTTCTCCGGCGGCCAGCGCCAGCGCATCGGCATCGCCCGGGGCCTGGCGCTACGGCCGGAGGTCATCGTCGCGGACGAGCCGGTCTCGGCGCTGGACGTATCGGTGCAGGCGCAGGTGGTCAATCTGATGGAGCGGCTGCAGGACGAGTTCGGCCTGGCGTACGTCTTCATCGCCCACGATCTGTCGGTGGTCCGGCACATCGCCGACCGGGTCGCCGTGATGTACCTGGGCCGCTTCGCCGAACTGGGCACCGGCCCCGAGATCTACGACCACCCGACGCATCCGTACACCCAGGCCCTGCTCTCCGCCGTCCCGGTGCCCGACCCCGTGGCCCGCACCCGCCGGACCCGCATCCTGCTCCCCGGCGACGTCCCCTCCCCGGCCAACCCGCCCTCCGGCTGCCGCTTCCGCACCCGCTGCTGGAAGGCGCGGGAGCGCTGCGCGGCGGAGGTGCCGGTGCTGGCGGTGCCGAGTGGCCTGGCAGGCCCCGCCGCCCACGCCTCGGCCTGCCACTTCGCGGAGGAGCGCGCGGGGGTCAGGGCATGA